The Flavobacterium commune genome contains the following window.
ATTACCCGGATCTTTACCTCCGTGACCTGCATCTAAAATGATTGTAAAACTGTTATTTTTTTGCGAAAAAACTGAATTACAAAGAACTAAGATTAAAACAATGCTTAAAAGTGGATTCTTATAATTGAATTTCATCTGCAAAAGTTAATTTTAATTAAAACGTATTTCCTATAGAAGTATTATTTACTTATTTTTGACCCGCCTTTGACTGGAAATTAGATTTAATTTTGCCGAGTCAAAAATCGAGCCATAATTTTACAAAAATAGTATTTATCCCTTTGCGTACAAACTTATTTCATATCGTTTTACTATCCTTTTTCCTAACATTTGGGGCAACTAACATATATTCGCAAGATATAACAAAAAAAACGAAGCCTATTGCTATTCCTAAGCAACAACAAACTGCAACAACACAAAAAAAGCCCGAAATCACTGTAAATGACAGCATAACAAAGGTAAAAGACAGCGTAAAAACCGATAGTATTAAACCCAAAAAAGCATTTTTGGAAGGAAAAGTAAAATACAAAGCAGAGCAATACGCTAAAATTGACCAAAAAAAGAAATTAATCACTTTGTACGACAATGCCGAACTTTATTACCAGGATATTGAATTAAAATCGGGTAAAATTGTAATGGATTATGAAAAAAACGAAGTTTATGCCGGTCGAATTAAAGATTCTTTAGGTAAATACACTCAATATCCCAACTTTAAACAGGGCGAAAATATTATAGAACCGGACTCGATACGCTTTAATTTCAAAACAAAAAAAGCCCTAATATGGAACTCAAAAACTGATCAGGGAGAATTTAATGTAAAAGCAGCTATTACAAAAAAAGAAAATGATTCTGTTTACTTTTTAAAAGGAGCTCGTTTTACAACATCTACAAATAAAGAAAATCCCGAATATTATTTTCAAACCAATAAGGTAAAATTTATTCCGGGTAAAAAAGTAATTACCGGATTAACTAATTTAGTCATTGCCGATGTACCCACACCTATTGCCCTGCCTTTTGCTTTTTTTCCGATGAGCAAAGAAACCAGTGTTTCCGGATTAATTTTACCCAGTTATAACGACTCAAACAATCGTGGATTTTCATTGCAAAACGGAGGATACTATTTTGCACTTAGTGACCATTACGATTTAACTGTCCTGGGAGATTACTACACTAACGGCAGTTATGGTATGCGATTTGAATCCTCCTACGCTACCCGATACAAATACAGAGGAAATGTTAACATCCGTTTTGAAAACCTTATCAATAGTGAAAGAGGCTATCCTGACTATTCCAGACAAAATATATACAACATTCAATGGTCACATTCCAGAGATTCGAAAGCTAATCCTAATTCGAGTTTCTCAGCATCGGTTAACTTAGGAAGTAGTAAATATTACCAACAATCTATTAATCAGTCCAATATTGGATCTTCATTAAACAACACCTTAAGTTCGTCAGTTTCTTACTCTAAAACATTCAATATTATTCCTCAGGCACGTTTGTCATTGTCTGCTACGCATTCGCAAAATACCCAAACTGAGACCATTAATATGACTTTGCCAACTTTGCAATTTAGCTTAGACAGAATGTACCCCTTTGTTGGAAAAGATGGTGTAAAAAAAGGTTTTTTCAAAAACATCAACTTACAGTATAATTTAAACGGACGTAATTCCATTACCACTACCGATTCGTTGTTTTTCAAACCCGAAATGTTTAAAGATGCACAAATGGGAATGCAACACAGTATTCCTTTGAGTACTAACTTTAAATTATTCAAATATTTTAGTGCTTCGACTTCTGTTAATTACGAAGAGATTTGGTACGCAAAAACCATCCGAAGAGCTTATGATGCTGAACAAAGTGCTGTAGTTGACCGAACAGTAAACGGATTTGATGCTTTTAGAACCTATAACCTGTCTGCCAGTTTAGGAACTACTATTTACGGAACTTTCAATTTTGGTGAAAATAAAAAAATACAAGCCATCAGACACGTTATGCGTCCCTCTATTTCGTATGCTTATACTCCAAGTTTTGAAAAATATTACGACACCTATGCCTCTGATGCCAGCGGAACTATGGACAAACGATACACCCGATTTGAAGGCGGAATTTATGGCGCTCCGGGATTAAGCAATTCCAATACGATGGGAATTAGCATCAGTAACACCTTTGAAGCAAAAGTTAGAGATGCTGATTCAACGAAAACAGAGCCCAAAAAAGTAATGCTATTAAACAACCTGAATTTATCTACCAGCTACAATCTTGATGCCGATGGGGTTACCGCACTGGCCTGGTCTCCGGTAAGAGTAAGTACGGGAGCACAATTTTTTCAAAACAAACTAAATGCAAACTTTGCTACTACTTTAGATCCTTATGCAATTGATAATTCAGGACGAAGAATTAACAAATTTAATATTGACAATGGAGGAAGCTTATTCAGAATGACCAGTGCCAATATTACACTAAACTATGCTTTATCAAGTAAAGATAAAGAAGATAAAAAGAATAAAAACACGGAGCAAACCACCAGAAATGGTGGTCGTGAAGACGACCTTTTCGGAACAGCAACAGATTTGAATGACAACAGACAAAGTTTATTTGATGGCAGCGAGGAAGAAGGCGAAGATACTATTTCGGAATTTTTCAATGCCAAACTGCCTTGGGATATGACTTTTGCTTATTCTTTTACTTATAGCAATAACAATCGTGAAAGCAGGATTACAGGAAATTCTCTAATGATTTCGGCCAATACCGATTTAACTCCAAAATGGAAAGTAGGAGTATCTACAGGATATGATTTTGTTCAAAACGGAGTTACCTATACCCAATTGCGATTTGAACGCGATTTAGCAAGCTGGAGACTAAGTTTTAACTGGACTCCTTTTGGAAATAACGCTAACTGGAATTTCTTTATCGGAATTAAATCAGGTATGTTGAGCGATATTAAATGGGAAAAACGCAACTACCCTACTCGTTAATCTGACTAAAATACAAAACCATTCGTTTCATATAAAACCCTATTATCATGAAAAAAGTAATTTTTACCGAAAAAGCCCCTGCTCCTATTGGTCCGTATAATCAAGCCATACTTACCGGTAACACCTTATACACTTCGGGACAAATCGCCATCAATCCAGCTGACGGAAGTTTAGTTACCGCTACTATCGAAGCCGAAACAACTCAGGTTATGGAAAATCTAAAAGCTGTTTTGGAAGCTGCCGGAATGACTTTTGAAAACGTTGTAAAATCAACTATTTTTATCATGAACATGAATGATTTTGGAGCTATCAACGGCATTTATGGTTCTTATTTTAACGAAAAAACCGCTCCAGCTCGTGAAACGGTTCAGGTGGCTTGTTTGCCAAAAAATGTAAATGTAGAAATTTCAGTAATTGCTATACTCTAGTAGCAATTGCATCTAATAATAATTGTGCTGTAGCTTCATTAGTAGCCAAAGGCACATTGTGTACGTCACATACACGAACAAGCATACTCACATCTGGTTCGTGTGGGTGACTTGCCAAAGGGTCTTTAAAAAAGAAAACCATATTAGTTTTTCCTTCAGCCACTCTGGCAGCTATTTGAGCATCACCTCCTATAGGTCCTGAAAGCATTTTCATTACTTTAAAACCTGCTTTTTCAGCTCTTCCACCGGTTGTACCGGTAGCAATAAGCTGAATATTTTCTCTGGATAAAATATCTTTATTTTTATTTAAAAATTGAACCATGTCAACTTTTTTTCCATCGTGTGAAATAATAGCAATTTCCATAATTCTTATTTATTAGCTACGTGATACGAAATCAAACCATCAATAGGTCTTCTTAAAACATTACCTAATTGTAAGTTGTATTTATCGAAAGTATGTTGCAATTCCTCTTTTAAATAATAAGCAATTGAACCAATAAAATGAACCGGAACCTCTTTGCAATTATCATATTGCTGAATGTAATTTTTCACAAAAGACTTCATTCCTTTACGAATAATTTTTTGACAAAACTCAGTTTCTTTATGCTGAATTAAAAACTTAGCGAAGGTGGCCAAATAAGCGTTTGGATTCTCTTCTTTATATAATTTGTTTTTAATAAAATCAGGATCCACATTGAACTCTTTTTCAAATTCAACAGCTAAATCTTTAGGCATCTTATTAAAATAATATTTTCTGATTAATTCTTTTCCAAAAACATTTCCACTGGCGTCATCCATAACGATATACCCTAAAGATTGTACTTTTTGATGCAATTGAGTTCCATCAAAATAACTGCAATTGGAACCTGTTCCCAGGATACAAACAATTGCTTTTTCGTCTTTTGGCGTAGTTGCATAAACAGCCGCATAAGTATCTTCTTCCACAACAATTTTAGCATTTGGAAAATAATCCTGAAAAACAGCAGTCAAACTGATTTTCATTCTGTCAGTTCCGCAACCTGCACCATAGAAAAATAAATGAGTAGCCTCTTTTTTGCTTTGTTGAATATCAAATCGATCCTCTAAACGAGCTACAATTTGATCTCCTTCCAGGATTTCCGGATTTAAACCCAGTGTTTGAGTTGTAAATAATATTTTTCCATGATCGTCTATCGCAATCCAGTCGGCTTTGGTAGAACCACTATCAACTATTAATTTCATTTATTTTAGTTTTTAGATTTGTTTTTAGATAAGCTGTTCCTTTTTAATTAAAAATGTTGTTTTTACATTAATTAAAAGAGGTATAAAATAAGAAAATCCCGTTCGACGCATCGAACGGGATTTTCTAAAATTGTAAAATATTATTTTAAACCTGCAATATGTACAGATAAATCAATTAATTTACTAGAGTATCCGTACTCATTATCGTACCAAGATACTAATTTAAAGAAAGTAGAGTTCAAACCAATTCCTGCAGTAGCATCAATGATTGAAGTTCTTTTGTCAGAGATAAAATCTTGAGAAACAACAGCATCTTCAGTATATCCTAAGATACCTTTCATGTTAGTTTCAGAAGCATTTTTCAAAACAGCCATAATTTCTTCGTAAGAAGTTTCTTTAGCTACTTTTACAGTTAAGTCAACAGTAGAAACGTCAGCAGTAGGAACACGGAAAGCCATACCAGTTAATTTTCCATTCAATTCAGGAATAACTTTTCCAACCGCTTTAGCAGCTCCTGTAGAAGAAGGAATAATGTTGATTGCAGCAGCACGTCCACCTCTCCAGTCTTTTCTAGAAGGACCATCAGCAGTCATTTGAGTTGAAGTTGTAGCGTGAACAGTAGTCATCAAAGCTTCAACAATTCCGAAGTTATCGTGAATTACTTTAGCTAATGGAGCTAAACAGTTAGTAGTACAAGAAGCGTTAGAAACAACTAAATCAGTAGCTTTTGCAGTTTCGTGGTTTACTCCCATTACAAACATTGGAGCATCAGCAGAAGGAGCAGAAATAATTACTTTTTTAGCACCACCTTTAATGTGCTCATTTGCAGTTTCGATAGTTGTAAAAATACCAGTACATTCAGCAACTACATCAACGTCAACTTCATTCCATTTTAAGTCAGCTGGATTTCTTTCAGCAGTGATACGGATGTTTCTTCCGTTTACGTATAATTTTCCTTCTTTTACTTCAACATCACCATCAAAACGACCGTGAACTGAATCATATTTTAATAAGTAAGCTAAGTGATCTACATCTAATAAGTCATTGATTGCAACAACTTCTACATTATCTCTGTTGAAAGACTCTCTAAAAACAATTCTTCCGATTCTTCCGAAACCGTTTATTCCTAATTTTACTTTTGACATTTCTTTATTTATTTATTGTTTATTATTCTGATTGAAAAATTTTCGCAAATTTAATAATTAATTCTGCTACAATTTTTATTAAGTTGTGATAATATCTGAAACTCTCAACAACTCTCTGTCGATTTCCGACTTACCTTTGATGGCTAATGATAATGGAGTAAGATTTACAGTATCATTTTTTAATCCTACCATAAAGTTAGACACTCCGTCTAATAATGATTCTACAGCTTTAACACCTAAACGGCTAGCTAATACCCTATCAAAACAAGAAGGCGAACCTCCACGCTGCATGTGTCCTAATACAGATACACGAACATCATATTCGGGCAAATTAGCATCCACATAATCTTTTAATTCGAATACATTTTTACCTATTTTATCTCCTTCTGCAATTACAACAATACTGGATGATTTTCCGGAAGCTTTACTTTTTTGAAGTGATTCCAATAGACGATCTAGCCCTAAATCTTCTTCAGGAATTAAAATTTCTTCAGCACCACCTGCAATACCTGCGTTCAATGCAATGTGTCCGGCATCTCTTCCCATTACTTCCACAAAGAATAAACGATTGTGTGAACTGGCAGTATCTCTAATTTTATCGATACAATCTACTACGGTATTTAAAGCAGTATCATATCCTAAAGTATGTGTTGTTCCGTAAATATCATTATCGATAGTTCCCGGAATTCCCATTACAGGAAAATTATATTCTGAGTTAAAAATCAAAGCTCCTGTAAACGTACCGTCTCCTCCGATAACTACTAAAGCTTCAACTCCTTCTTTAACTAAGTTATCATGTGCTTTTTTTCTTCCTTCAGCAGTTCTGAATTCAGATGAACGAGCCGATTTTAAAATCGTTCCTCCTTTATTAATAATATTATTTACACTACGAGGTCCCATTTCTTTGAAGTCTCCTTCAATCATCCCTTGGTATCCTCTGTAAATCCCAACACATTCTATATTATGATAAGCACAAGTTCGAACTACAGAACGTATCGCGGCATTCATTCCCGGTGAATCTCCACCTGAGGTTAAAACACCTATTTTTTTTATTGTTTTTAGCATAGTTTTAGTTTTGAAAGGTAAAATTAAGAAACATTAATTACTTTAAAAGGGTATGACTTAATATTTTAACTAATCAGCTTAAATTCAAACGTTTTCGTTAATAAGTTTCACAAAAAACAAAAAAACTGAACTTTTTTTTGAAAGAAATCGATTTTTAGATAATTTAACTAAGAATACCTTATTTTAACCTTTATCTAACATTTTAATAAAACAACATCGATTAGCAAACTACTCTTCGTCCTCGGCTTTAACCGCTTCTTTATTCTTTTTTGAATCAGCTTTTTTAGGAGCTTTCTTTTTACTGAAATTAATATACTCCGGAATTACATTAGAATCCTGAAAATACTCATTAGTATTCCCGGTATTTTGAATACGGTATTTTTTAAATATCTTACTAACCAATTCCCTGAAAGTATCAAAATCAACATCATAAGTCACCCCTAAACCTTGGGTATAACCTATTCCCTGACCAATATAATTAATATCATTTTCTCTGTTGAATAATCGTAAATTCATTGTTCCATCCTGATTTACCCTATACAAAACTTCAACATCGCCTACTACTGCCGATTCATTAATTCCTCCAAAAGGAACCCCTACCTTTCCGTTAATAGAAATACGCTCATTAATTTTTGACGAAATAGTTGCTACTACTCTACCATCGGTTTCTCTACCAATTCTTCTGTCAGGAGAAACATAATTCAGTCCTACCTTAAACTTATCACTATCCGTCTTTAAAATATCTCCTAACAAACTGGAAGCGGTTTCAAACAAACTTCCCGAAAAATCAGACTGATTCACTCCTTCCGGACTCAAAAAACCTCCCGAAGAAAGCAAATACAAAGCCTGTGTTTGCCTTACATCTTTATCGTATAATTTATATTGAATTTCTGACTTTAAAACATTACTCACCGTTGGGAATTCTATATTAAAATCAGGATCCGGACTGGCTAAATCTCCCTGAATACCAATAACTACATTCACCGGGACTTTTCGGTTAAATGAAGAATTGTCCAACAAAACAGCAGGATTCGCAATGGTTTTGTAAACCGCCTGTAAATTCAACTGCGCTCGCATTGGATTCCCTTCCCAGGAAATAGAACCTCCTTTTTTTACATCAAACTTCTTATCAATTAATCCGCCGTATTTAAAATTATAAGTTCCTTCATAAGCCTGGAAATCACCCCACATATTAAATTTTCCTAAAGTGTTAATTTCAAACAAAAGTGAACCATAACCTCTACCACGCATTCCATGTCCTGAATTTCTGTCTAATATCACTTCAACCTCGGCATCAGGCGTTATGTCCAAATCAAATTTTAACTCAAGACCATTATACTTTCGGGTATTTTCGACAATTCCCATTTTTTTATTATACTTTTCCTTGGGTGTTACAAAGTGAATAAAAGAATTCTCGCCTACACTCTCGGCATAATTAATAGGTATTTTAACGTCGGATCCCTTCTCTGATTTTGCGTCAATTTTTATCAACAAAGCATTAGTAGGTCCTTTAATCGTTGCAGCTCCGTTAATAAAAGCAGTTCCATAATAGGCAGCATCTTCAGAATCCTTGGTATCTAAAACCACCAGCCTTTTGGAAGTTATCCCAAAATCCAGTTTCCAGTCTGCAAAATTATTATGCTCAATACTACCATTCAATAAACCTCTGGTATTAAATTTAGAATCTGTAATGGTATTATTTCTAAACAAAAATGTCTCATCTACCAAATCCACTACTGAACGATCACTCAACTGATAATCAACATTGAGATAAGGAATAGTCATTCCTGCTTTATCTACAAACAATCGTCCGCTTATTTTTGGCTTATTTACATCTCCTGTTACAATTGAATTTCCTGTTACAAATCCTCTGATATTAGACAAAACGTCACCTCCTAACGAACTAAAAACACCTAAATTAAACTTATCCAATTTCAATTTTAAATCAAGAACCGTTTTCTTGTTGACAATTTCAAAACTTCCGTTAGCATTAAAAGATTCCAGATTATCATTTTGCAAATAAGAATTAATACTGAATTTTTCCAGATTTTGATCTCCTTCAATATCAAACTTCAAAGTTCCCAAGTCGGTTTTATTAATATTCAGTTTATCGACTATTAATGAAGCGGTGGGCTTATAAATCTGATTGTTTTGCTTAAAATGAATGGCACCGTTTACATTTCCGTTAAACACAAACTTACTGCTCAAAGGCGTAATTTTATACAAATCAACATCTTTAAAACTAAGTTCTAAATTCTTATTCAAATTATCTTTTATCACCCCATTCAAAGCCACAGATTGATTTTCGTGAGAAAGTATGATATTATCAAAATTGAAATTCTTAACCGATTTATCAAAAACTATTTTATTATCCGATCGGTCCTGTTGATTCAAATACCATAAATTCTCCTTGAATTTCATCTCTGATTTACTAATACCTACCACATTATTATTATCCTCATCAATAGTATGGTATAAATTCAGGTTGAAATAATCTTCTCCTTTTTCGCCTCCTTTAAACTCGGAACGAAACAGTAAAGTATCTTTAGTGATGATGTTAATCAAGCTAAAATCACGCATTTTATAATAAGGCGTTTTGATGCTATCTAATTCCACATAAGCATTGTACAACGGATTTTTATTATCAATAGCAACACTAATATTATCAAAAGTATTCTTAGCATACACAATTTTAGGCGAATTAAAATTCATCTTAAATTCCTGACCATCCGATTTGATGTTTCCTTTAAGAACCGTATTGGTTGCCAACGCAATTTCGGGATATAAAATCTCAACAATCTTACTGTAAATAGTAAAATTAAACCTTAAAAATTGTCCTTTGTTTACTTTTTCGGGCTTAAAATTAGTATATAAACTACCCAGTGAATTCTTAGCCAATCTTCCTAATTGACTAAATTGAAAACGCCCCACCACTTTTCCTTCAACAATATCCGGAGAATCAATTGTTAGCGTACGAATTCCTTTTTCGTCAAAAGTGGAATTAATATTAAAATCATCAAAAAAATAAGTATCCTTTACATTTTGATACGAAGTCTCTTTTATATAAATATTTCCCTGTAAATTTTCAATAGTATTTCCCGTGACCTGTACCACCACATCACCTTTAAAATTAGAAATACTATCCTTTACAAATTTCAGCTTATTCAAATTGGCATGAGCCACATTGATATGAAAATCATATTTATTTTCTTTGGCACTTAAATCAACCAAACCATCAAATTCCATATCCAGATTAGGATCATCTACCGAAATTTGTCCTTTATAATAAGGCAATTTAAAATTACCATTAACAACAATATTGCTGTATCTGTAATTTTTATAATCAACTGTATTGATAGTTCCTTTTAACTGTGTGTTCAAGAATTTCTCTGTAAATCCTTTTCCATCTACATTGACATCCATGGTTACTTTTCCTAAATCTTCACGATTTAAAAAAGTTCCAACATCAAAATTTTCAAAAACTACATTTCCGGTATAAGTCGCTTTGTCAATAAAATCTATATTTGTCATCGAAAAAACCGACTGTACTCTTCCAATTTCTGATTTCAAATTAAGTGCTGCATCGATAGCTGTAGCTGTAAGTTGGGTGCTTCCTTCCATCCAAAAACCCCCCAATGTTTTTAATTCAACCGGTAGTTTTTTGCCAAGAACATTAGGAAGAAGGTTCACTAAATTATCGTAACTCGAGTTGATTCGGCTAAAATCGCCATCCATATAAAATCGCTGATGTTGTTTTCCAAAAATATTTTTGAAACGAATAGCTCCTTCAATTCTTGATTTTTTCGAATCAACTAACTTTAAACGATTTACATACAAATCGTTTAAAGTTCCATTAATATTGGCTCTGTTGATATAGAAGAAATGATTTTTAGCTAATTCATTATAAAAATAACGGACATCATTACTTGCTATCGAAGCCGAATGAATCTTAACATCAAACTTAACTTTATCATTAAAATGGGCAAAATCTTCAATTTTATAATTCAGCGCCACTTCAGCTTTTATTTTGGATTCAGAAGTGGTTAAATCCAGATTTTCCAGCTTTATTTTTTTCTTGGTATAACTAAAAACAGTACTTAAATCTTTTACAAACAAACCTCCTGAATCTAAAAAAGATAATTTATTTATAATAATATCCACATCAGGACCATAGAGTTTAAAATTGGTCAATTCGGTATTAATATTTTTAAAATCAACATCCTTTGGATTGGCTTTATTCTCATCTGTCAATCTAAAATGCCCATGATTGATGTAAGCCTTATCTGATGTCAGAAGAAAATGTTTTCCTGTAGGTGGTTTCCCCGAATCAAAGGCATCTATGAAAACATCCATATTAGTTTTCTTTTCGTTTTTGTAAGTTTTCATATCAAACAAAACTCCATCCAGATGAATTTTCTTAAACAACAAATCGCCTTCTAAAACAGCATTGACATCAAAAATAGTAGTATTTAAAATTCGGGTATAAATTAAAGTGTCCTTATGGTGATCTAAAATCAATACGTTTTTAATTTTTACTCCACCAAAAACTGATACTCTAACTTTGTCAATATTGATACTTGTACCAAAATCATTATTGATACGATTCATTAAATACTTACCTACCTTAGTTTGAACCGCTGGTAACGATAAAGCAATACCAAGCATCAACAGGAAAATGATGAGCCCCAGAATTATACTCGAAGTTATTTTAATGGCTTTTTTGATATGCTTTGCTTTTATTTATGAAATATTATTTTGCTTAAGGAAAGAGCAAAACCTTTAATAAAAATTCTTTAATTTTGGCTGCGCCGTAAAATTAAAAAAAATAAAATCGGTTTCTATAGATAATTCAAAAATTGTGCCTTCAAATATGCTAAATCCCGAGGTTTTTATTCTTGCTATCGAAAGTTCATGCGATGATACTGCTGCAGCCGTTTTATGTAACGACAAAGTACTGTCAAATGTTGTGGCGAATCAATTAATTCATACCCAGTACGGCGGTGTGGTTCCTGAACTGGCTTCAAGAGCGCATCAGCAAAATATTGTACCTGTAATTGATGCTGCTTTCAAAAAAGCCAATATACAAAAAGAACAACTTTCAGCCATTGCATTTACTCAAGGACCGGGACTAATGGGTTCTTTATTAGTAGGTAGTTCATTTGCCAAATCAATGGCACTGGCATTGGGAATTCCACTTATTGCGGTCAACCACATGCACGCACATATTTTGGCGCATTTTATTGACGAAGAAGGTTATGACAAACCCGAATTTCCTTTCCTGGCCTTAACCATTAGCGGCGGACATACCCAAATTGTGAAAGTCAACCACTTTTTTGATATGCAAATCATTGGCGAAACCACCGATGATGCTGTAGGTGAAGCTTTTGACAAAAGCGCTAAAATCCTGGGACTTCCCTATCCTGGTGGGCCTTTAGTAGATAAATATGCCCAACTGGGAAATCCAAAAGCATATCCTTTTACCAAACCGAAAGTTCCCGGACTGGATTTTAGTTTTTCAGGTTTAAAAACGGCAATCTTGTATTTCATCCAAAAAGAAAAACAAAAAAATCCAAATTTTATCGAAGAAAACACCAATGATATTTGTGCTTCGATTCAATATACGATTATCCAAATTTTAATGGACAAATTAAAATTGGCTGTACAAGAAACGGGAATTAAACAAATAGCTATTGGCGGAGGCGTTTCGGCAAATTCCGGAATCAGACAAACTTTAAAAGACGCTGAACAAAAATACGGCTGGAAAACATTTGTCCCTAAATTTGAATAC
Protein-coding sequences here:
- the pfkA gene encoding 6-phosphofructokinase — encoded protein: MLKTIKKIGVLTSGGDSPGMNAAIRSVVRTCAYHNIECVGIYRGYQGMIEGDFKEMGPRSVNNIINKGGTILKSARSSEFRTAEGRKKAHDNLVKEGVEALVVIGGDGTFTGALIFNSEYNFPVMGIPGTIDNDIYGTTHTLGYDTALNTVVDCIDKIRDTASSHNRLFFVEVMGRDAGHIALNAGIAGGAEEILIPEEDLGLDRLLESLQKSKASGKSSSIVVIAEGDKIGKNVFELKDYVDANLPEYDVRVSVLGHMQRGGSPSCFDRVLASRLGVKAVESLLDGVSNFMVGLKNDTVNLTPLSLAIKGKSEIDRELLRVSDIITT
- a CDS encoding RidA family protein, whose protein sequence is MKKVIFTEKAPAPIGPYNQAILTGNTLYTSGQIAINPADGSLVTATIEAETTQVMENLKAVLEAAGMTFENVVKSTIFIMNMNDFGAINGIYGSYFNEKTAPARETVQVACLPKNVNVEISVIAIL
- a CDS encoding methylglyoxal synthase, encoding MEIAIISHDGKKVDMVQFLNKNKDILSRENIQLIATGTTGGRAEKAGFKVMKMLSGPIGGDAQIAARVAEGKTNMVFFFKDPLASHPHEPDVSMLVRVCDVHNVPLATNEATAQLLLDAIATRV
- a CDS encoding putative LPS assembly protein LptD, which translates into the protein MPSQKSSHNFTKIVFIPLRTNLFHIVLLSFFLTFGATNIYSQDITKKTKPIAIPKQQQTATTQKKPEITVNDSITKVKDSVKTDSIKPKKAFLEGKVKYKAEQYAKIDQKKKLITLYDNAELYYQDIELKSGKIVMDYEKNEVYAGRIKDSLGKYTQYPNFKQGENIIEPDSIRFNFKTKKALIWNSKTDQGEFNVKAAITKKENDSVYFLKGARFTTSTNKENPEYYFQTNKVKFIPGKKVITGLTNLVIADVPTPIALPFAFFPMSKETSVSGLILPSYNDSNNRGFSLQNGGYYFALSDHYDLTVLGDYYTNGSYGMRFESSYATRYKYRGNVNIRFENLINSERGYPDYSRQNIYNIQWSHSRDSKANPNSSFSASVNLGSSKYYQQSINQSNIGSSLNNTLSSSVSYSKTFNIIPQARLSLSATHSQNTQTETINMTLPTLQFSLDRMYPFVGKDGVKKGFFKNINLQYNLNGRNSITTTDSLFFKPEMFKDAQMGMQHSIPLSTNFKLFKYFSASTSVNYEEIWYAKTIRRAYDAEQSAVVDRTVNGFDAFRTYNLSASLGTTIYGTFNFGENKKIQAIRHVMRPSISYAYTPSFEKYYDTYASDASGTMDKRYTRFEGGIYGAPGLSNSNTMGISISNTFEAKVRDADSTKTEPKKVMLLNNLNLSTSYNLDADGVTALAWSPVRVSTGAQFFQNKLNANFATTLDPYAIDNSGRRINKFNIDNGGSLFRMTSANITLNYALSSKDKEDKKNKNTEQTTRNGGREDDLFGTATDLNDNRQSLFDGSEEEGEDTISEFFNAKLPWDMTFAYSFTYSNNNRESRITGNSLMISANTDLTPKWKVGVSTGYDFVQNGVTYTQLRFERDLASWRLSFNWTPFGNNANWNFFIGIKSGMLSDIKWEKRNYPTR
- a CDS encoding N-acetylglucosamine kinase, with translation MKLIVDSGSTKADWIAIDDHGKILFTTQTLGLNPEILEGDQIVARLEDRFDIQQSKKEATHLFFYGAGCGTDRMKISLTAVFQDYFPNAKIVVEEDTYAAVYATTPKDEKAIVCILGTGSNCSYFDGTQLHQKVQSLGYIVMDDASGNVFGKELIRKYYFNKMPKDLAVEFEKEFNVDPDFIKNKLYKEENPNAYLATFAKFLIQHKETEFCQKIIRKGMKSFVKNYIQQYDNCKEVPVHFIGSIAYYLKEELQHTFDKYNLQLGNVLRRPIDGLISYHVANK
- the gap gene encoding type I glyceraldehyde-3-phosphate dehydrogenase, which translates into the protein MSKVKLGINGFGRIGRIVFRESFNRDNVEVVAINDLLDVDHLAYLLKYDSVHGRFDGDVEVKEGKLYVNGRNIRITAERNPADLKWNEVDVDVVAECTGIFTTIETANEHIKGGAKKVIISAPSADAPMFVMGVNHETAKATDLVVSNASCTTNCLAPLAKVIHDNFGIVEALMTTVHATTSTQMTADGPSRKDWRGGRAAAINIIPSSTGAAKAVGKVIPELNGKLTGMAFRVPTADVSTVDLTVKVAKETSYEEIMAVLKNASETNMKGILGYTEDAVVSQDFISDKRTSIIDATAGIGLNSTFFKLVSWYDNEYGYSSKLIDLSVHIAGLK